Genomic segment of Paenibacillus polymyxa:
ACGCATACAGGATGCCGTTTTTCCAGACACAGCAGCTGCTCGTTACCAACTGCTAACCATCGCTATATTCATTACATCTTTAGGTTCACTCCGCATGTCGTTGATCATCGCCCTCGGTGCTGCTACCTTGTGTTGGGTCAGCCTTCGTTCAAAAGCTTATTCCTTTGCGATCCTAAGCAGCTTTACGGCGATGTGGGTGCTAAATACGCTCATTAAGGAAATTTTGCAACGGGAACGTCCGTCACTTCAACATTTGGTTGAAGCCGGGGGTTATAGTTTTCCCAGCGGTCATGCGATGATTTCTATGGGATTTTTCGGAACGATATTTGCCATTTGGACCATAGAACGAAAGATTCGTGGGCGTTCGCTCTTTCTTCCGTGCGCTCTGGGTGCACTACTGATTCTCTTGATTGGATTAAGCCGCGTATATCTAGGCGTTCACTTTCCTACAGATATCGTGGGTGGCTATATTGCGGGTATAATTTGGCTGGTGTTTACCGTTCCTGTGATCTATTGGCGAGCGCGCATGCAGCTTCCTTCCACTCCCCACCGGTAAATGTCTGAGTCGGCTTTTTGTTTCACTCCGGGTCACGACGTTTATATACGAAGTAAGCAAGGCTCAGCAATATCGAAGCTCAGCATTCATCAAAAACGTTATGGTTTTGTGAACTTAGGATAAGGGAGGCGATCCTTGTGTGGGGAATTGTACTAAGTATTGTAATGGCTATTATTATCGGATTGATTGGCGATGCACTGGCTGGTCATGAAATGCCTGGCGGCATTGCCGGCTCTATGATTGCTGGATTTGTAGGAGCTTGGCTAGGTGTCATGCTATTGGGAGACTGGGGCCCGGTCATCGGAGATTTTGCAGTCATTCCAGCCATACTCGGAACCGCATTGTTCGTGTTCTTGCTCGGACTGGCGTCCAGGCTATTAAGAAGGGCTACCTAAAATTTTATATATATTTTTTATTCTTTAATTCTATAAGAGGAGTGATATAACATGAGTAACATTGACAATCAAAATATGGCAAGTACTTCAGGTTTTGCAAAAGGTTTATTTATTGGAGGTTTGATTGGTGCTGCCGCAGCCCTGCTATTCGCGCCGAAGCCGGGTCGTGATTTGCGTAGTGATCTGTCTGATAAAATTACAGTTGTCTCCGATAAAACAAAGGACGTGGCATCTGTAGTGAGCAGCAAAGCGACAGATTTGGCCAAAACCGTTTCCACCAAAACAGCAGATGTAGCCAAAACGGTATCCGAGAGCAAAGACAACATCGTATCCAGCGTAACCAAGGCTTCTGCAGATGTCGCTAATGAAGCAGCCAAAGCGGATAAAGAAGTTATGGATGCAACGGCTCAAGCGGCCAAGGATACGCAAAAACAATTGAATGCAAATTCCTAACAGCTACACATTCTGATGGCAAAAAATAAGCCCTACACTGAACAGCCAGCATGCAAGAAGCTGGCTGTTTTTAAATGATAGAAAGGCTGGGATGACAATGAACAAGCCAAATTCCTATGGAGATGATCTTACCGCGAAGAACAAAAGAACCTTTCATCCCCTACAGGCTCAAGATCAGCCAGATGAAGTTTCATCCAAGCAGACTTCTTCTACTCATAATCATGTTAAAACACATGATCAGGAGAGGGACTTTGATGTAAATGAGCATCCTTTTGAGCTGCGCCATGAGGTCAAGCGGCTTAACAAACGCTTAGATCAAATAGCAGATACGCTCGAAAGAGCAGAATTCAAAGATATTCTGGAGAACTACTCCAGCACTAAAAGAAGAATTATGAGCAATCTGACCGCAGGCATTGCACGTGGTCTCGGTCTTACGCTGGGCACAGTGGTTATACTCGCCTTGCTCGCTTGGTTGCTCAGTTTCCTGGTACAGTTAAATCTTCCGGTCATCGGAGATTTCATCGCCGAATTATTAGGATATATCAAAATGAGCCAAGGTACTAAGTAATCGTCCTTATCTCATTTAAAAACGATCCATCGTAACCGATAATAGACTCCTCAAAGAGCCTCCAGTTACGATGGATCGTTTTTTATTTGTACATTGTAACAGCTGTAATCAACCGCTACAATTTGTTGCGCTTGTTAGCCTTCAATAAATCTCCTGTCCACCCCTTCATCATCAGCCAGCCGTACATTCCCGCCATACTTAGCAATGTGGCAATAATCACGGTGGTAAAACCCCAGCCTGTTTTAATCCAAGGCAGATTTTCAAAGTTCATGCCCCATATAGCGCCCACTACGGTTGCTGGTGTAAATACGGCGGTGACAATGGTGAGCGTCTTCGTAATCTCATTCCCCCTAAATGCGGAAATGGCGTCGTCAATGGAGATCAATGTGTCGATTTCCTTTTCATAATGCAGGAAAAGTCCTTCCATCCGAGTAACACGGTAAAGTAACTGCTTAAAAAAACGATTCTCCTCCAGTTGATCCAGATATGCCTCCCGAGAAGCCGTCACCAGCTCTGAAAAAGGAATGAACATATTGCTCCAATACAACAGCTCGAAACGTGCATTCAATATAGAATCCATCAGCGTACGGGCATTCCTTTTCTCCATCTCCTCTTCCAGTCTTCTCAGGTTGATCTCGAACTTATCCATACCTGTATGAAAATAATGAAGCACGGCTCTCGCCAATACAAACATGCCGTCAGCTGCATCCTCACACTGTTCCAGCATTTTTTGGCGTTCCGCGGTGTGCATGATTTCACGGGTATTTTGATCCAGATTTAACGTCACTAACTTCTGGTTTAGAACCAAAAAATAAAACTTGTTGCAATTACGCTGACTGTCGATCTCCTCCTGAACGGAGTAGATCAGCGACCCGTACATTAAGGGCTGATTGCCATCTGGAAAGCGCACAGATATAAAGCTGGATGGAATGTCCTCTACCTTGTCCAGCCATTCCGCGGCTTCTGGGAGCTTCTCCTTCAAGTGCTGTATGACCGAATCTTGCCAATTCCCAGCACTGATGTCCCACCATTCCCATCCTCCACGAAAGGAAGAAATCTGTTCAAATGCTGTCATGGATTCCAACCTTCCTCCCAACTTTTTTCGCTTTATAAAAAGGACACGCTTCCCATATCGGAATAACGTGTCCTTACGATGTGACGCCAAATATGTTAAGCCAAGAATTCCGCGGTCTTCTCATGAAATAGAGGAATTAGACATAATCTGCTTCAGCTTTTCCGTTGCCCGCTTCTGAATACGTGAAACGCTCATCTGCGATACGCCCAACGTCTGTGCAATCGCACGTTGAGATTGACCGTCCTGAAATGCCAGAAGAAGCACCTTTTGTTCCTGCTCCTTCAGTTGGCTTAAAGCCTGCTGCAAATCCATTCGTTTTTCCACAGTGTCATAATCGTTAGCATCCGAGCTAATGAGCTCGCCTAACGTAGCTGCACTCTCTTCCTGAGATAAAGGAGAGT
This window contains:
- a CDS encoding DUF5665 domain-containing protein; this encodes MTMNKPNSYGDDLTAKNKRTFHPLQAQDQPDEVSSKQTSSTHNHVKTHDQERDFDVNEHPFELRHEVKRLNKRLDQIADTLERAEFKDILENYSSTKRRIMSNLTAGIARGLGLTLGTVVILALLAWLLSFLVQLNLPVIGDFIAELLGYIKMSQGTK
- a CDS encoding phosphatase PAP2 family protein, yielding MLSHEPQPSRFLPSYLRRSLCASIIMIAVLLLIAYSVKWIGTAPFLYWDERIQDAVFPDTAAARYQLLTIAIFITSLGSLRMSLIIALGAATLCWVSLRSKAYSFAILSSFTAMWVLNTLIKEILQRERPSLQHLVEAGGYSFPSGHAMISMGFFGTIFAIWTIERKIRGRSLFLPCALGALLILLIGLSRVYLGVHFPTDIVGGYIAGIIWLVFTVPVIYWRARMQLPSTPHR
- a CDS encoding YtxH domain-containing protein, coding for MSNIDNQNMASTSGFAKGLFIGGLIGAAAALLFAPKPGRDLRSDLSDKITVVSDKTKDVASVVSSKATDLAKTVSTKTADVAKTVSESKDNIVSSVTKASADVANEAAKADKEVMDATAQAAKDTQKQLNANS
- a CDS encoding GlsB/YeaQ/YmgE family stress response membrane protein, whose protein sequence is MWGIVLSIVMAIIIGLIGDALAGHEMPGGIAGSMIAGFVGAWLGVMLLGDWGPVIGDFAVIPAILGTALFVFLLGLASRLLRRAT
- a CDS encoding magnesium transporter CorA family protein: MTAFEQISSFRGGWEWWDISAGNWQDSVIQHLKEKLPEAAEWLDKVEDIPSSFISVRFPDGNQPLMYGSLIYSVQEEIDSQRNCNKFYFLVLNQKLVTLNLDQNTREIMHTAERQKMLEQCEDAADGMFVLARAVLHYFHTGMDKFEINLRRLEEEMEKRNARTLMDSILNARFELLYWSNMFIPFSELVTASREAYLDQLEENRFFKQLLYRVTRMEGLFLHYEKEIDTLISIDDAISAFRGNEITKTLTIVTAVFTPATVVGAIWGMNFENLPWIKTGWGFTTVIIATLLSMAGMYGWLMMKGWTGDLLKANKRNKL